From bacterium, a single genomic window includes:
- a CDS encoding class I SAM-dependent methyltransferase produces the protein MIKPSDFKNWQDYYWTYQNILAKKYLIPMLENNGVRLEGKKVFEIGCGSGGVIEAFAERCEKAVGLDITPFEYSEHASGKVQYITADIYDRSYDAQYTDQYDLILFRDVIEHLPRKKEVFELCDRLLTKDGRIFITYPPFYSPYGAHQQVFAKTKLGKLPYTQFLPETMYHRFVATVEKGNQQALDVAKEITSTKTTIGSLNQAIRQSVFQIDHQDCYLTRPSFEIRYGVKPRKIQWVKRVPLLREILVMGVYMILKRK, from the coding sequence ATGATCAAACCTTCGGATTTTAAAAATTGGCAGGATTATTATTGGACATACCAGAATATTTTGGCGAAAAAGTATTTGATTCCGATGCTCGAGAACAACGGCGTCCGGCTAGAAGGGAAAAAAGTTTTTGAAATCGGCTGCGGGAGCGGAGGCGTGATCGAAGCTTTTGCAGAACGTTGCGAAAAAGCCGTCGGATTGGACATTACACCGTTTGAATATTCCGAGCATGCATCGGGAAAAGTGCAATATATTACGGCTGATATTTATGACCGGAGTTACGATGCGCAATATACGGATCAATACGATCTGATCTTGTTTCGTGATGTCATTGAGCATTTGCCTCGTAAAAAGGAAGTGTTTGAATTATGCGACCGGTTATTGACTAAAGATGGACGAATTTTTATTACTTATCCGCCATTTTATTCGCCGTACGGAGCGCATCAACAAGTGTTTGCCAAAACAAAATTAGGAAAACTTCCTTACACGCAATTTTTGCCGGAAACTATGTATCATAGATTTGTGGCTACGGTGGAGAAAGGCAATCAACAGGCACTGGATGTGGCCAAAGAAATTACAAGCACGAAGACAACCATCGGATCGCTGAATCAGGCTATCCGGCAATCGGTTTTTCAAATTGATCATCAGGACTGCTATCTTACACGTCCATCGTTTGAAATCCGGTACGGTGTGAAGCCGAGAAAAATACAATGGGTGAAACGCGTGCCCTTGCTGAGAGAAATTCTCGTGATGGGCGTTTATATGATATTAAAACGAAAATGA